The Fimbriimonas ginsengisoli Gsoil 348 genome window below encodes:
- a CDS encoding NADH-quinone oxidoreductase subunit A encodes MNDAYVGILVLMGVAAALAGVLVTASWILGPKKQTPYKSAPYECGVAPVGDAHERFPIKFYLVAIVFILFDIEAVFLWGFYTAYKNAPANDNQFVIYAFFEFLTYMATWILGYVYAIRVGAIDWDESSTLAPEKMLSRRGTTTTDVAVPESTLVGAGGGTK; translated from the coding sequence ATGAACGACGCTTATGTCGGCATCCTCGTGCTGATGGGCGTGGCCGCGGCTCTGGCCGGCGTGTTGGTAACCGCCAGTTGGATCCTTGGCCCGAAGAAACAGACGCCCTATAAGTCGGCGCCGTATGAATGCGGCGTGGCTCCGGTCGGGGATGCGCACGAGCGGTTTCCGATCAAGTTTTACTTGGTGGCGATCGTCTTCATCCTGTTCGACATCGAAGCCGTGTTCCTCTGGGGGTTCTACACGGCCTACAAGAACGCTCCCGCGAACGATAATCAGTTCGTCATCTACGCCTTCTTCGAGTTCCTGACCTACATGGCGACCTGGATTCTCGGATACGTGTATGCGATCCGGGTCGGGGCGATCGATTGGGATGAGTCGTCGACGCTCGCTCCGGAGAAGATGCTCTCGCGGCGGGGGACCACTACCACTGACGTCGCCGTCCCCGAATCGACCCTCGTGGGCGCTGGCGGAGGCACGAAGTAA
- a CDS encoding VanW family protein — translation MNKLVFGLVLAIGGTTSVLCITAARHEDTIRPNTKVGPVDVGGMTPEEASRTLRIWWEGEKLNKLTLKMPNGKTKLPPMKPGELGLTLDDVASVKSLPLQSFLGDAKAVVTKSDFTPEQHAPIFKSTGESLDAVAKVVRQSVGPNRPASVHWVKGAVVRHPEVAGVALDTNALPARVAAAVMGDHTVEIPLTEGAKHIPDAELSKIKEVVSEFSTRFSARNRPRSSNIRLAASKIDGVVLMPGETFSFNSVVGRRTLRAGFKLAGVYKNGQHDTGIGGGICQVSTTLFNSALFANLAIQRRSNHSLPVPYVPLGRDATVDYGNLDLEFKNTYQSPIALSALYVPGRLTFRVLGTKQPGVSVKVIQTGHRSWAAGTERVFDSSLPSGRTRVVKPGSTGHSVTTYRCVYENGKLVRRERIGFSRYGGDPTIIAVGTGAAPIPSQKPATIAPPTTPAPGNDQAPTTPESEPIDAGFGMS, via the coding sequence ATGAACAAGCTTGTCTTCGGCCTCGTTTTGGCCATCGGTGGAACTACCTCGGTCCTTTGCATCACTGCCGCTCGGCATGAGGACACCATTCGGCCGAACACGAAAGTCGGTCCGGTCGACGTCGGAGGAATGACTCCGGAAGAAGCTTCCCGAACTCTTAGAATTTGGTGGGAAGGGGAGAAGCTGAACAAGCTCACCCTGAAGATGCCGAACGGTAAGACGAAATTGCCGCCCATGAAGCCGGGCGAGCTTGGGTTGACGTTGGACGACGTGGCATCCGTCAAGTCGTTGCCTCTTCAATCGTTCCTCGGCGACGCGAAGGCGGTCGTCACTAAGTCTGATTTCACGCCGGAGCAGCACGCGCCGATCTTCAAATCGACCGGCGAATCGCTGGATGCGGTGGCTAAGGTGGTTCGACAGTCGGTCGGCCCGAACCGGCCCGCTTCGGTTCACTGGGTAAAGGGAGCGGTCGTGCGGCACCCGGAAGTCGCGGGCGTGGCGCTCGATACAAACGCCTTGCCGGCCCGAGTCGCCGCCGCCGTGATGGGCGATCACACCGTGGAGATTCCGCTCACCGAAGGCGCGAAGCACATTCCGGACGCCGAGCTCAGCAAGATCAAAGAGGTCGTCTCCGAGTTTTCGACCCGCTTTTCGGCGAGAAACCGACCCCGCTCGTCGAACATTCGGCTCGCCGCTTCGAAGATCGACGGCGTGGTTCTGATGCCGGGCGAGACGTTTAGCTTCAATTCGGTCGTCGGCCGCCGGACTTTGCGCGCGGGATTCAAGTTGGCCGGCGTTTACAAGAACGGGCAGCACGACACCGGTATCGGGGGCGGCATCTGCCAGGTCAGCACCACCCTCTTTAACTCCGCCCTCTTCGCGAACCTGGCCATCCAAAGGCGATCGAACCACTCCCTCCCCGTCCCGTACGTACCGCTGGGCCGAGATGCTACCGTCGACTACGGAAACCTGGACCTGGAGTTCAAGAACACCTACCAATCGCCGATCGCTCTATCCGCGCTCTACGTTCCAGGTCGCCTGACGTTCCGCGTTCTTGGCACGAAGCAGCCCGGAGTATCCGTGAAAGTGATCCAGACGGGCCACCGTTCTTGGGCCGCCGGTACGGAACGGGTTTTCGACAGCAGCCTTCCGAGCGGGCGCACCCGAGTCGTGAAACCGGGGAGCACGGGGCACAGCGTTACCACCTATCGCTGCGTCTACGAGAACGGGAAGCTCGTCCGGCGAGAGCGGATCGGATTTAGCCGATATGGCGGCGATCCTACCATCATTGCCGTCGGTACGGGGGCGGCTCCGATCCCGTCGCAGAAGCCGGCTACGATTGCCCCGCCGACAACGCCCGCGCCTGGCAACGATCAAGCTCCGACCACGCCGGAATCCGAGCCGATCGATGCCGGTTTCGGTATGTCTTAA
- a CDS encoding prepilin-type N-terminal cleavage/methylation domain-containing protein, which produces MVNRKGFTLIELLVVIAIIAILAAILFPVFAQAKDAAKKTASLSNIKQINTSTQIYMGDSDDIVPVALEIEPQPSGTAKWHTWAQTTAPYRKNWAIMYSPAGGPHANSDWMVIFTDPNLNWDGNWQYFVQYGYNASYMNPMPDCTPATNSAWGAPISSSTAAAPADTVMFTESGQDAPQDNVGSWVVYPPGGFNADDVCTYSDWGKATAAWNGIQPYANTEKTQAGLVRPRHSGGAGVSFMDSHAKYMKLGQLANGTTWQLGQTEGQAVIVDRSKYVWDLQQ; this is translated from the coding sequence ATGGTTAATCGTAAAGGCTTTACACTCATCGAGTTGCTTGTCGTCATCGCAATCATCGCGATTCTCGCGGCGATCCTCTTCCCCGTTTTCGCTCAGGCGAAAGACGCGGCCAAGAAGACGGCGAGCCTCAGCAACATCAAACAAATCAACACATCGACCCAGATCTACATGGGCGATTCCGACGACATCGTGCCCGTCGCGCTAGAGATCGAACCGCAGCCGAGCGGAACGGCCAAGTGGCACACCTGGGCGCAGACGACCGCGCCTTACCGAAAGAACTGGGCGATCATGTATTCGCCGGCGGGAGGCCCCCACGCTAACTCCGATTGGATGGTGATCTTCACCGACCCCAACCTTAACTGGGACGGCAACTGGCAGTATTTCGTACAGTACGGCTACAACGCCAGCTATATGAATCCGATGCCGGACTGCACCCCGGCCACGAATTCCGCATGGGGCGCTCCGATCTCCAGCAGCACCGCGGCTGCGCCGGCCGACACCGTGATGTTCACCGAGAGCGGCCAGGACGCTCCCCAAGACAACGTCGGTAGCTGGGTCGTCTACCCTCCGGGAGGCTTCAATGCCGACGACGTGTGCACCTACTCCGACTGGGGCAAAGCGACGGCGGCGTGGAACGGCATCCAGCCGTACGCGAACACCGAGAAGACTCAGGCCGGTCTCGTGCGGCCTCGTCACTCCGGCGGCGCGGGCGTCTCGTTCATGGATAGCCATGCGAAGTACATGAAGCTCGGCCAGTTGGCCAACGGAACCACCTGGCAACTTGGCCAAACCGAGGGTCAAGCCGTGATCGTCGATCGGTCCAAGTACGTCTGGGACCTTCAACAATGA
- a CDS encoding NADH-quinone oxidoreductase subunit C: protein MPYPMVGEERLEVVRIREQFGEALLKVKEFRGETYLCVDKARLPEIARFLKEDPELQYEYFVECLGVDYSQWEQERDFSERFEVVYNLMSLKHAARIFLKVGVDDGQTVPSLIELFLGAEYPEREVQDLYGIVFEGNRAHPGERFLLPDDWIGFPLRKEYPLGGEDVLFDRGQRGPAVEDVSMPHAGESFEGKTGSEDVSGR from the coding sequence ATGCCATATCCGATGGTGGGCGAAGAGCGACTAGAAGTCGTACGGATTCGCGAACAGTTCGGCGAAGCGCTGCTTAAGGTGAAGGAGTTCCGCGGGGAAACCTACTTGTGCGTCGACAAAGCTCGCCTGCCGGAGATCGCACGGTTTCTAAAAGAGGACCCCGAGCTTCAATACGAATACTTCGTCGAGTGCCTGGGCGTCGACTACAGCCAGTGGGAACAAGAGCGAGACTTTTCGGAGCGATTCGAGGTGGTCTACAACCTCATGTCGCTGAAGCATGCCGCGAGAATCTTCCTCAAGGTCGGCGTCGACGATGGACAGACGGTTCCCTCTTTAATCGAGCTCTTCCTAGGTGCAGAGTATCCCGAGCGCGAAGTTCAAGATCTGTACGGGATCGTTTTCGAGGGGAACCGGGCGCATCCAGGTGAGCGGTTCTTACTGCCCGACGACTGGATCGGCTTTCCGCTGCGGAAGGAATATCCGCTGGGCGGCGAGGACGTGCTGTTCGACCGGGGCCAAAGAGGCCCCGCCGTAGAAGACGTCTCGATGCCCCATGCCGGTGAGAGCTTCGAGGGCAAGACCGGCTCCGAAGACGTTAGCGGCCGCTAG
- the nuoD gene encoding NADH dehydrogenase (quinone) subunit D, giving the protein MSSQTFMPSTETVFQRTGENTMIVNMGPQHPSTHGVLRVICELEGETIVKCKCVIGYLHTGMEKEAEYQQYHKCVVMTDRMDYLNANGNNLAHALAVEKLLGCEIPKRGQYLRVILAELSRIASHLVWLGTHGLDLGAMTPYFYVMQQRELILDMFEMFSGVRMMPSWIVPGGLRGDMPAGFEARLRSFLDGFLPELQVVEDLLVENPIWKERTIDVGILSAADALNLGASGPIARASGVPFDLRKSNPYSSYEDFEFGIPTGTRGDVYDRFLVRISEMRESCKILRQAIDGLPEGAWSTSDRKIAPPPRKELDTSMESLIHHFKLFTEGFHPPVGEAYAAVEGSKGELGFYIVSDGSNRPYRWHERPSSFMNLKCLEVLAVGRLIADVVAVIGSIDIVLGEIDR; this is encoded by the coding sequence ATGAGTTCCCAAACCTTCATGCCCTCGACGGAAACGGTCTTCCAGCGGACCGGCGAGAATACGATGATCGTGAATATGGGGCCGCAGCACCCCTCGACGCATGGCGTCTTGCGGGTCATCTGCGAGCTTGAGGGCGAGACGATCGTCAAGTGCAAATGCGTGATCGGCTACCTCCACACCGGCATGGAGAAGGAGGCCGAGTACCAGCAGTATCACAAGTGCGTGGTCATGACCGACCGCATGGACTACCTGAACGCGAACGGGAACAACCTTGCCCACGCGTTGGCGGTCGAAAAGCTGCTCGGGTGTGAAATCCCCAAGCGAGGACAATACCTGCGGGTTATCCTCGCGGAGCTGAGCCGCATCGCCTCCCATCTCGTTTGGTTGGGAACCCACGGGCTCGACCTCGGGGCCATGACCCCCTACTTCTATGTGATGCAGCAGCGCGAGCTCATTCTCGACATGTTCGAAATGTTCTCGGGCGTACGCATGATGCCGAGCTGGATCGTCCCCGGTGGCCTTCGCGGCGATATGCCCGCCGGATTCGAGGCTCGGCTCCGATCCTTCCTCGATGGGTTCCTTCCCGAACTTCAGGTTGTAGAGGATCTGCTCGTCGAAAACCCGATCTGGAAGGAGAGGACGATCGACGTCGGAATATTAAGCGCAGCGGACGCGCTTAACCTTGGCGCCTCGGGACCGATCGCCCGGGCCAGCGGCGTTCCGTTCGATTTGCGAAAGAGCAATCCTTACTCCAGCTACGAGGATTTCGAATTCGGAATCCCTACCGGGACCCGCGGCGACGTTTACGACCGGTTCCTCGTGCGAATCTCGGAGATGCGGGAGAGTTGCAAGATCCTGCGCCAAGCGATCGACGGACTGCCGGAGGGGGCCTGGAGCACTTCCGACCGCAAGATCGCCCCGCCTCCCCGCAAAGAGCTCGATACCTCGATGGAGTCGCTGATCCACCACTTCAAGCTGTTTACGGAAGGATTCCACCCGCCGGTGGGCGAAGCATACGCAGCCGTCGAAGGTTCCAAGGGAGAGTTGGGCTTCTACATCGTGAGCGACGGTAGCAACCGTCCCTACCGCTGGCACGAGCGCCCGAGCAGCTTCATGAACCTGAAGTGCCTTGAGGTTCTCGCCGTCGGAAGGCTGATCGCCGACGTTGTCGCGGTCATTGGCTCGATCGACATCGTGCTGGGCGAGATCGATCGGTAG
- a CDS encoding prepilin-type N-terminal cleavage/methylation domain-containing protein: MKKAFTLIELLVVIAIIAILAAILFPVFAQAKEAAKKTQSLSNLKQFGTATAIYEGDSDDQFPMAMSRRAAGTWRYTTVHPTPYNVINTGGWDAPDIMAQTQCQWANSIQPYIKNFGMYEQPAQNKNAFDTSFTPGVTPAVVGVAFNGLLHTLSSSEITSPSVAVMYWPGNGTASFNGRSAANPTLACTGTDDCRFNPTAFPQASLSSSTGFASASFWNFGASAWLYSKGGPIVRTDTSAKFQRMGTSTNSATPAEAYTDPWRYVSATGVPSSYTGCNSGVRGVGGPTAVYYHCYFRPDREQ, from the coding sequence ATGAAGAAAGCATTTACGCTCATCGAGCTTCTCGTCGTAATCGCGATCATCGCGATTCTCGCCGCCATCCTCTTCCCTGTTTTTGCCCAGGCTAAGGAAGCCGCTAAGAAGACCCAGTCTCTCAGCAATCTTAAGCAGTTCGGAACCGCCACCGCAATCTACGAGGGCGACTCCGACGATCAGTTCCCGATGGCGATGTCTCGCCGTGCCGCTGGAACCTGGCGCTACACCACCGTTCACCCGACGCCGTACAACGTTATCAACACCGGCGGTTGGGACGCTCCCGACATCATGGCTCAGACCCAGTGCCAGTGGGCGAACTCGATCCAGCCGTACATCAAGAACTTCGGCATGTACGAGCAGCCGGCGCAGAACAAGAATGCGTTCGACACCTCCTTCACCCCGGGCGTGACGCCTGCGGTCGTCGGAGTGGCGTTCAATGGCCTTCTGCACACCCTGAGCTCGTCCGAGATCACCTCCCCGTCGGTTGCGGTCATGTACTGGCCGGGCAACGGAACCGCCTCCTTCAACGGTCGTTCCGCCGCTAACCCAACCCTCGCCTGCACCGGCACCGACGACTGCCGATTCAACCCGACCGCGTTCCCACAGGCTTCGCTCAGCTCGAGCACCGGATTCGCTTCGGCTTCCTTCTGGAACTTCGGCGCCAGCGCATGGCTCTACTCGAAGGGCGGTCCTATCGTTCGAACCGACACCTCGGCGAAGTTCCAGCGCATGGGTACGTCGACCAACTCGGCTACTCCGGCTGAGGCGTACACCGACCCGTGGCGGTACGTTAGCGCCACCGGCGTGCCTTCGAGCTACACCGGCTGCAACAGCGGCGTTCGCGGCGTTGGTGGCCCGACCGCCGTCTACTACCACTGCTACTTCCGACCGGATCGCGAGCAGTAA
- a CDS encoding M20 metallopeptidase family protein, whose translation MGLLRAAIDASHSLDVEIRHDLHRHPELGYAETRTSGVVRNHLESQKIDLCGNLAGGTGVLGYLPATTNPEGARTIALRADMDALPIVEETGAEYQSTNRGVMHACGHDGHTTILMATARALSQMPERPNNVLFVFQPAEEGGAGGDRMCKEGVLNGRLMGKTADVIYGLHGNPWIELGHVSTRNGPLMASATELHITISGKGSHAAYPHLGIDPIVVASHVITALQTIASRSVDPLDSVVVTIGKVEAGLAHNVIPEKAHLSGTVRTLQDSTFALVKSRIVEIVRNVAAAFGAQGEAEFLGSYPVTFNHTEPTDRFREVARATLGSQFVHEEAAPSMGAEDFSFYGREVPACFYFLGLRSPEQTTYPNLHSPRFDFNDAAIPVGVELMCELALNG comes from the coding sequence GTGGGTCTACTGCGCGCTGCCATCGATGCCTCGCACTCTCTCGACGTTGAGATTCGTCACGACCTCCACCGACACCCCGAGCTCGGCTACGCCGAAACTCGGACGAGCGGAGTCGTACGCAACCACCTGGAAAGCCAAAAGATCGACCTCTGTGGGAATTTGGCCGGAGGTACCGGGGTGTTGGGTTACCTTCCCGCGACCACCAACCCCGAAGGGGCTCGCACCATCGCGTTGCGTGCGGACATGGACGCCTTGCCGATCGTGGAAGAGACCGGCGCCGAGTACCAATCGACGAACCGAGGCGTGATGCACGCGTGCGGCCACGATGGGCACACGACGATCTTGATGGCTACGGCTCGCGCCCTAAGTCAGATGCCCGAACGGCCGAATAACGTCCTCTTCGTCTTCCAGCCCGCTGAGGAAGGAGGCGCGGGAGGCGACCGGATGTGCAAAGAGGGGGTTTTGAACGGCCGGCTGATGGGGAAAACCGCCGATGTGATTTACGGCCTTCACGGCAACCCTTGGATCGAGCTAGGTCACGTCAGCACTCGAAACGGCCCTTTGATGGCCTCGGCCACGGAGCTGCACATCACGATCAGCGGGAAGGGGAGCCATGCGGCGTACCCGCATCTAGGAATCGACCCGATCGTAGTTGCTTCCCATGTGATTACTGCGCTCCAAACCATTGCCTCGCGCTCGGTCGATCCACTTGATTCGGTCGTGGTGACGATTGGCAAAGTTGAGGCGGGCTTGGCGCACAACGTGATCCCCGAGAAGGCTCACCTTTCCGGTACGGTTCGTACTCTGCAAGACTCAACCTTCGCGCTGGTCAAGTCGAGGATCGTGGAGATCGTCCGAAATGTCGCGGCGGCGTTCGGCGCGCAAGGCGAAGCCGAGTTCTTAGGTTCGTATCCGGTGACGTTCAACCACACGGAGCCGACCGACAGGTTCCGTGAAGTGGCGCGGGCGACGCTGGGCTCTCAGTTCGTTCACGAGGAAGCCGCTCCATCGATGGGCGCCGAGGATTTCAGCTTCTACGGCCGGGAAGTGCCTGCTTGCTTCTATTTCCTCGGCCTCCGCTCCCCAGAGCAAACGACCTACCCGAACCTGCACTCCCCCCGGTTCGACTTCAACGACGCGGCTATCCCGGTCGGAGTCGAGCTGATGTGCGAACTCGCATTGAACGGATAA